Proteins encoded in a region of the Mustelus asterias chromosome X, sMusAst1.hap1.1, whole genome shotgun sequence genome:
- the LOC144481951 gene encoding uncharacterized protein LOC144481951: MEGKSTIHSGVKPYTCSVCGRGFNQSSGLSRHKRSHSGEKLWKCGDCGKAFYYLSELEAHRRSHTGEKPFICSQCGKGFILSSHLLRHQRVHTDERPFKCSDCGKCFKSTRDLMLHQRIHTDERPFKCSHCGTGFKRSFNLTAHQRIHTGEKPFTCSDCGKRFTQSSNLLTHQRIHTEERPFHCPDCGKRFKSSGELMIHQRIHTDEKKFRCSHCGTCFKQSCSLTVHLRVHTGEGLFTCLDCGKKFTTSSNLLRHQRVHKCYEGEGDLSEN, from the coding sequence atggaaggaaaaagcaccattcacagtggggtgaaaccgtacacgtgttctgtgtgtggaagaggattcaaccaatcatctgggcTGTCGAGACACAAGCgcagtcacagtggggagaaattgtggaaatgtggggactgtggaaaaGCATTCTATTATCTAAGTGAGTTGGaagctcatcgacgcagtcacactggggagaaaccgttcatctgctcccagtgtgggaagggattcattctgtcatcccacctactgagacaccagcgggttcacaccgacgagagaccttttaaatgctcagactgtgggaaatgcTTTAAAAGTACCAGGGATCTGATGCTCCACCAACggattcacactgatgagagaccgttcaagtgctctcactgtgggacaggGTTCAAGCGATCATTTAATCTGACTGcgcaccagagaattcacactggggagaaaccattcacctgctccgactgtgggaagagattcactcagtcatccaacctgctgacacaccagcgtattcacactgaggagagaccatttcactgcccagactgtgggaagcgCTTTAAAAGCTCCGGGGAGCTGATGATCcatcaacgcattcacactgatgagaaaaagtttaggtgctctcactgtggcacTTGCTTCAAGCAGTCGTGTAGTCTCACTGTACAcctgcgagttcacactggggagggatTGTTCACCTGCCTtgattgtgggaagaaattcaccacctcatccaacctgctgagacatcagcgagttcacaagtgttATGAAGGGGAGGGTGATCTCTCCGAGAACTAA
- the LOC144481860 gene encoding uncharacterized protein LOC144481860 — protein sequence MEGKSTVHNREKPYMCSVCGQGFSRSSGLWKHRRRHTGEKLWKCEDCGKGFYDQFRLVNHRHTHTGEKPFTCSVCGKGFITSSHLLEHQRIHDGERPFVCSECGKGFTQSSRLLQHQRVHTDEKPFKCPNCGKCFKSSGELTRHQHVHSDERPHTGERPFTCSECGKGFTTTSVLVTHQRTHTGVRPFTCSECGKRFAHSSTLLRHQRFHTGERPFTCSECGKGFITSYNLLRHQRIHMEKPWKCGDCGKGCKSPSELEIHWRSHTGERPFTCSTCGKGFTVSFHLLRHQRVHSDERPFRCPGCRKQYKSSRDLIRHQHVHTDERPFRCSHCGTGFRKSSQLTAHQRVHTGERKFTCSDCGKNFATSSNLQTHQRVHTGEKPCTCSECGKAFIQSSHLLTHQKIHK from the exons atggaaggaaaaagcaccgttcacaatagggagaaaccatacatgtgttctgtgtgtggacaaggattcagcCGATCGTCTGGCCTGTGGAAACACAGGCGCagacacaccggggagaaactgtggaaatgtgaagACTGTGGGAAAGGGTTCTATGACCAGTTCAGGCTGGTAAATCATCggcacactcacactggggagaaaccgttcacctgctccgtgtgtgggaagggattcattacttcatcccacctgctggaacaccagagaattcacgaTGGGGAAAGACCCTtcgtctgctccgagtgtgggaagggattcactcagtcatctcgcctgctgcaacaccagcgagttcatactgatGAGAAACCTTTCAAATGTCCAAACTGTGGGAAGTGttttaaaagttctggggaactaaCACGCCATCAGCATGTTCActctgatgagagacc tcacactggggagaggccattcacctgctccgagtgcggaaagggatttacgaccacttctgtcctggtgacacaccagcggacgcacactggggtgaggccattcacatgctccgagtgtgggaaaagatttgctcattcatccactctgctaagacaccagcgatttcacaccggggagaggcctttcacctgctctgagtgtggaaaaggattcattaCCTCGtacaacctgctgagacaccagcgaattcacat ggagaaaccatggaaatgtggggattgtgggaagggatgcaaATCCCCATCGGAGCTGGAAATTCattggcgcagtcacactggggagagaccgttcacctgctccacgtgcgggaagggattcactgtgtcattccacctgctgagacaccagcgagttcactctgatgagagaccttttcgTTGCCCAGGCTGCAGGAAGCAGTATAAAAGTTCCAGGGACCTGATACGccatcaacatgttcacactgatgagagaccattcaggtgtTCTCACTGTGGAACTGGGTTCAGGAAATCGTCTCAACTCactgcacaccagcgagttcacactggagagagaaagTTTACCTGCTCCGATTGTGGGAAGAATTTCGCCacctcatccaacctgcagacacaccaacgagttcacactggagagaaaccatgcacctgctctgagtgtggaaaggcattcattcagtcatcccacctgctgacacaccagaaaATTCACAAGTAA